The genomic stretch TCTTCCACCATCATGGATTGTTACACCTTTGAAATGGTCGTATCGTTCAGATGACCTTGCCAAATAATTATCATTTGTTGTAACTACATAAGGAGCAACAAAAACGTAATCGCCAAGTTCTGAGTACGCAGTAATGTAGGCATTTGTTTCTAACTTGCATTTCACGCCAACCTTACAGTCATTCTCAACAGCTACTCCACGCCCCACAATTGTTTTCTCTCCAATTGTTACACGCTCACGTATCGTTGCCAGATCAGCTACAAAGACATCATCTGCAAGTATCGCATTAGCATAAATAATAGAAGAAGTTCCAATTGTACATCCAGAGCCGATGATAGCTGCGGGCAATTGTTTTACCTCTGGAAGAATTGAATTTTTTGCACGTGCTGGTTGCTTTCCAATGATTGCGTTATCC from Bacillus sp. Cs-700 encodes the following:
- a CDS encoding N-acetyltransferase, giving the protein MEPLKVGQHVVIGENVTFGENVVIGHNVIIYDGVQIGSGVMIQDNAIIGKQPARAKNSILPEVKQLPAAIIGSGCTIGTSSIIYANAILADDVFVADLATIRERVTIGEKTIVGRGVAVENDCKVGVKCKLETNAYITAYSELGDYVFVAPYVVTTNDNYLARSSERYDHFKGVTIHDGGRVGANATILPGKTIGKDGTVAAGSVVTKDVEPEMLVVGSPAKPLRQVPESQLLRNQ